From a region of the Odocoileus virginianus isolate 20LAN1187 ecotype Illinois chromosome 1, Ovbor_1.2, whole genome shotgun sequence genome:
- the STEAP2 gene encoding metalloreductase STEAP2, translating to MESISMMGSPKSLSETFLPNGINGIKDARKVTVGVIGSGDFAKSLTIRLIRCGYHVVIGSRNPKFASEFFPHVVDVTHHEDALIKTNIIFVAIHREHYTSLWDLRHLLVGKILIDVSNNMKVNQYPESNAEYLASLFPDSLIVKGFNVISAWALQLGPKDASRQVYICSNNIQARQQVIELARQLNFIPIDLGSLSSAREIENLPLRLFTLWRGPVVVAISLATFFFLYSFVRDVIHPYARNQQSDFYKIPIEIVNKTLPIVAITLLSLVYLAGLLAAAYQLYYGTKYRRFPPWLETWLQCRKQLGLLSFFFASVHVAYSLCLPMRRSERYLFLNMAYQQVHANIENSWNEEEVWRIEMYISFGIMSLGLLSLLAVTSIPSVSNALNWREFSFIQSTLGYVALLISTFHVLIYGWKRAFEEEYYRFYTPPNFVLALVLPSIVILGKIVLLLPCISQKLKRIKKGWEKSQFLEEGIGGAVPHLSPERVTVM from the exons ATGGAATCAATCTCCATGATGGGAAGCCCCAAGAGTCTTAGTGAAACTTTTTTGCCTAATGGGATAAATGGTATCAAAGATGCAAGGAAGGTCACTGTGGGTGTAATCGGAAGTGGGGATTTTGCCAAATCCCTGACCATTCGACTTATTAGATGTGGCTATCATGTGGTAATAGGAAGCAGAAATCCTAAGTTTGCTTCTGAATTTTTTCCTCATGTAGTAGATGTCACTCACCATGAAGATgctctaataaaaacaaatataatatttgttGCTATACATAGAGAACATTATACCTCCCTGTGGGACCTGAGACATCTGCTTGTGGGTAAAATCCTGATTGATGTGAGCAATAATATGAAGGTAAACCAATATCCAGAATCCAATGCGGAATATTTGGCTTCATTATTCCCGGACTCCTTGATTGTGAAAGGCTTTAATGTTATCTCAGCTTGGGCACTTCAGTTAGGACCTAAGGATGCCAGCCGGCAG GTTTATATATGCAGCAATAATATTCAAGCTCGACAACAGGTTATTGAACTTGCCCGTCAATTGAATTTCATTCCCATTGACTTGGGATCATTATCATCAGCCAGGGAAATTGAAAATTTGCCCCTGCGACTGTTTACTCTCTGGAGAGGGCCAGTGGTGGTAGCCATAAGCCTggccacatttttctttctttattcttttgtcaGAGATGTGATTCATCCCTATGCTAGAAACCAGCAGAGTGACTTTTACAAGATTCCTATTGAGATTGTGAATAAGACCTTGCCCATAGTTGCCATTACTTTGCTGTCCCTGGTCTACCTGGCAGGTCTCCTGGCAGCTGCTTATCAGCTTTATTATGGCACCAAGTATAGGAGATTCCCACCGTGGCTGGAGACCTGGTTACAGTGTAGAAAACAGCTTGGATTATTAAGCTTTTTCTTCGCTTCGGTCCATGTTGCCTACAGCCTCTGCTTACCAATGAGAAGATCAGAGAGATACTTGTTTCTCAACATGGCTTATCAGCAG GTTCATGCAAATATTGAAAACTCTTGGAACGAGGAAGAAGTCTGGAGAATTGAAATGTATATTTCCTTTGGCATAATGAGCCTTGGCTTACTTTCCCTCCTGGCAGTCACCTCTATCCCTTCAGTGAGCAATGCTTTAAACTGGAGGGAATTCAGTTTCATTCAG TCTACCCTTGGATATGTAGCTCTGCTCATAAGTACTTTCCATGTTTTGATTTATGGATGGAAACGAGCTTTTGAAGAAGAGTACTACAGGTTTTATACACCACCAAACTTCGTTCTTGCTCTTGTTTTGCCCTCAATTGTAATTCTGGGTAAGATTGTTTTACTCCTTCCATGTATAAGCCAAAAGctaaagagaattaaaaaggGCTGGGAAAAGAGCCAATTTCTAGAAGAAGGTATTGGAGGAGCAGTTCCTCATCTCTCACCAGAGAGGGTTACAGTAATGTGA